cctcgaagccaatgtttctcgattccctttcttcaatctttctgggtttagtattttcctagtaaccacatgtcttctcagggggctatttatctaagacatctaccatggcactataatgatatacggtaccaaaacaatatcgcgTACTGTTAGAgttacatattacgcaaagataacttgaatctcctggaagacaaaaagcagctcagttgacaattatggaataaagcgctgtgttactgcgctaccacacgtacgcaatgcgtgcctgtTTTTTTCTGAGTTTCTGGATTGTTGCCGTGGAATAATTACTCGCTTGAATAAACAGTCACCGAGAAGTCATTTCTGCTTGgatctgattggttcgtttcAATTTGATGATTTGACAGATCAGCAGCTGGCAGAACTGAAAATCTGCAGGGATCGCTGCAGAACTAGTAACCAAGCCCccatatttcgaccgcgcgccattgcaacggaagagcctgctggAATGGAAACGtgtaggttttgatacctcttaaccaacggttagcgcgaACCAGGCTTCCAGAAACCGGCCCCTGGAATAAGTCCGTGATTTACTGGATTTCCTCATCACGGCCCTGTTACATCGTGCAGGCGTTTTCGAGCAACTTGTCCCTCAacgccattgcgagacaagttgcaccaAACATTGTGAAAAAGCTTTTAACGGCCAAAGAACTTTGCTGGACAAGACAGAAACCATGGCGGAAAGTTGCAACCGAGTTCTAATTTCTGCGACGCTTCTCGTAGTGTTGCAACATATTTTCCAAGCATTGCGCGAggtaacatctgtcctgcacTTACTATTGCTACAGAACGTCGGGTCTATTTGAGCCATGATATGTGAATTTCAGTAAAGTTATTTACGGTGAAACAGATAGTAAGCACCCCAGTCAAACATAGACaggagggagcttaagcaacggcgacggcggacggcgacggcgacggcatcgagaacgtcatctcaaaatacgAATTCACGTTACTgaaatcacttcgtgactatttcaactgACCTTGTTGTtgatatgacaagggtgtggtagttccacaaaaatgacactggtcggaacggcgcttaatttaggggagaaaataaaaagttatcctcaagtgctgacgttcttcataaaacctcaaatatgGCTATTTCACGTAGTTGTTTTTGCTGACgacgacgacaaagaaatggatatattttgaggtgacgttttcccGCGTCGTTGTTATACAGAGAACCACAACAACTTgatatttgctaaaatgcgtggAGCACGAacaacacgattatttttcctctttaaacCAATGATATCTTCGGttctagatagatagatagatacgttTATTAAGACACTACATGGCAGTATAAActgaattgcgtagagaaaaacaattacagactatttacaaatgtatatactaaaaatcaataattaaaatatataaaactaagCTATTTACACATCTTCATAGTTTCACTAGTTTAGCGAGGGCCTATGCGAGTTGCGCTCCTTTCATAATGAATGACTCGGCAAAACGCTTGGTCTTGGCAACCGGGACTCTGAATTTCCTGGTTTTCCGTAGATTGTAATTGGGGGTTATTATAGGTGGCACTAGCTTGTTAAGTTTATTGTCAGGGTTTTCAGAGATAGCACAAAAGAGATTGATGGAAAGCTGTCTTTGGTGGTCCTGGATGGACTCTATACCCGCCTCGACAAGTGCTTCAGCATAGGAAAGCCCCGGATAGATGGTGAAAAGTGCGCGCTTTTGGATCCTTTCAAGCTCAGTTTGTAAATACTGTGGCAATGAGAAATGAAAAACTGCACACGCATAGTCGAGTGATGAACGCACGCATGCGCAGTAGAAGGCTACAAGGTCCTGGGGTGTCACTCGCGCACGTTTTAACTGCGTTAAAAAGTACAGCTTCCGTCCAGCATTTTTCACTAACTCCTCTACATGATCGTTCCAGGTCAGACTGTTGTTAATAATAACTCCAAGGAGTTTAGCGTTCTCTGTAACCGCGATCGAGCCTCCGTCCATAGTAACAGGGGGGAATTGCGGAGAAGCATGACTGAAAGAGATGACCAATTCTTTCGTCTTTTCCCGGTTCAGCTGGAAAAGGTTGTTTCCTGACCACTCGCTGATATGATCTACAGCTTGTTGGGCAAAACTGATTTGCCCTTTCTTGACGACTTCGGACACCGTGGTGTCGTCCACATATTTCCACAAATCAAATAGAGTGCTGGGAGATGACAAGTCGTTGATCATTAACAGAAAGAGCCAGGGACCAAGTTTGGTGCCTTGTGGAACTCCGGATGGGATACTTCCCCACTCAGACCGACAGGCAATACTGAGTTTGACCCTCTGTGATCTGTCGGTGAGAAAGTTAATAATCCAATTGATGACACTGCGGGGGATATCAACCATCTTCAGCTTGGCTACCAGGGTCTTATGGTCGATCAAGTCGAATGCTTTTCTATAGTCGAATAGGAGCACCCGCACTGCCGCACCATTTCCATCAGTCGCCTTTAGCCATGAGTGAATCATACTAATAAGGGCGAGAACAGTGGACGAGCCAGAGATTGTGCCAAACTGGTTGGGATCGACTGTTTTCTCAAGGGCGGGCTTCACATATTCAGACACCACGAAATCTTCAGCTATTTTAGAAAGGGAAGCAGTGAGCGATATCGGCCTCAGCTCTTTCTTGGGGATCGCTACTTGCTTCACTTTAGGAAGGGGTGCGATGTCGGCTCTCTTCCAGACCGGGGGAAGTCTTTGCTCTTGGTATGAAGCGTTGAGAATATTCGTTACAGGTTCGTACAGCAGGTCGGCATATTCCCTTAGACACCAGTTGGCTAAACCATCTGGTCCGGCAGCCTTGTGCTTGTTTAGATGCATCAAGTTTTTATGAACTTGAGCGGTGGATACTTCCAGGAATTCTGGATCTGTATCCTCAAGGGGAAGGTACAGGTCCTCGGAAGAGTTGTCAAGGGCTTCGTAGGATAGCATGGGCTCCAGTAACGCGTTGTTGATGGCGTTGGCGATCTCTTTGGGCGACTTTTCAGCGAAATCGGGCACGTTAAGGAAATTCATTAAGTTCGACGACTTTTTCTACCGTGCTTAATTCGCTGATTCAAACGGTAAAGTGCTCTCCGTTAATGAAAACTCAAAACACGTCGTCTTTCTCCGGTTAAACAGAAAAATCCAGCGTATCGAGGCGTATTAATTAATCCTTTATACCACAAAGGTAATAAGCCGTTGGAGCAAGAAAATTCGGTCTTATTCACAGATCAAGTGGGCGgttgaaaaaggcaaacaaaaaatcaGGTATGATCCTAAAATAGATTGGCGACGCGCACATTCACAGGCGGTGAgcggtgaaaggaaaatgaaattgaaCGTCATCGCGGAATCTCATTACTTTTACTTGTAATTTATAAATGCAACCGACGAAGGGTTTAAATAAAGCTTGAACCTTCCAACACGTCCGACAAACAGCGAAGCACGAGGCAGAATGATAAAGTTTGAACCTTCCAACACGTCCGACAAACAACGAAGCACGAGGCGGAATGTTTTGCGCAACGAAATTGtgacgtcattcaaaatggcgccgaaATGTTGAACCATGGAACGAAAAAACACGGGTCAGCTTTCGCTTACTTGCACAGGGAACCTACACGATAACAGGCAACCCAGAAGATTAGGAAGCGTTTTGTCGAACGCAATTAGGTTcagcacatgaaaagttcgacgtttgaaacgggcctaattCCCTGGCCGAGTTTTCACGTGCGGTTTTTCAGGTCACTTAGCAAGTGGGAAccaaacagttcctttcccaaaTTCCGGCAAATTTCagtagaattctcattaaatttaagacaccaaaccaggtagcttaagcgagttggcgaTTGCTTTCGGCCAATATAATGGCCGTGTTTTaacgacagccgttgtctcgttTGACATTCCTGAGAGTAGTTTGTTTGCAGTCTTCGTTATAAgtgacttaaaaatgatacgtgttttcaggggtaagattaaatgaggagagagcacgtgccaatacaataataaaaatagtaaaaatagcacgcctgttgtatttccgatttgaataaccaCAAGTGACTCCTAATTGGCCGAAATTAATTGCTAACTCGCTTAAGCTtcctggtttggtggcttaaattaaataagaattctattgaaatttgccgattAGTCGGCAAACAAACCAATTTCAGGAGATCAAGCGACGATTTACCCTTTGTACAAATTTTTTAGAGGAAAAACAATCGttctgcacgtgcagcacgggcAGCACGCATTCAGTTAGCAGATACTTCAGCGGGTACTGTacatgacgacgtgaaatcaccaaatttgaattttttttaacgtgGCCATGCAGCAGAAAATCTGTCATCTTcttttttcactctgaaaccactCGTAGCAATATATTTTTAGTATACCTTGCTAACATCGTACGAGGAAAACGAGGTGGCAAAATCGCGAAAGACTAACACcggatagtgcaaagttatattttgaggtgacgttttcccGCGTCGTTGTTATACAGAGAACCACAACAACTtaatatttgctaaaatgcgtggAGCACGAacaacacgattatttttcctctttaaaccaatgatatcactgttttgtGTCGTTGCTGTGGACGTGTTCCCTTTCGTAATTTTTTCTATTATTGGACAAGCACATTTCTAGCTTGTAACGGGTAGCAATAGCGGACATGTATTTGAGCTTTCGTCGTGATAATGGGAAGTTGAAATTCCTGCTCGAAGTTTAACGCATCGCGTTCTATCTGTTATAGTTCAGTTACACTTTAAGTTTGCATCAGATTGCATAAATCCcaccaaaaaatgtaacattacatagccaatcaaaacaaaggcagaaaataaaaTGAGCCAATTACAACGCGAAAGAAATACGACCACCGGCTCCAATCGCGGGAAAGCGCAATTTGATTCAGGTTTTGCTTTTGCCCAGTGATCGGCTAAAAAAATGTGCGCGAAATCGTTTAGCTTTAAATACTAATCGAAACGGTCGACCCCGGAGATCTTCACGGAGTGGCTCGTCCCTGTAAGTTTGCGCAGTACCGCGTAGACGCACTCACTCGGTGTACGACGCGGTACCCTCCGAAATGTAATGTTCCTGTGCATATTCAGAAGTACGACTTCGAAACGAGCTTCAGCTACACTCTCGCTAGAAcgacaaaagttgaaaacgaTATAAGCAGGACAAAAATCCAGAAAAAAAATCTATCCAGCACCATTGCCAGATGCCTCCATTCCTCCTGGTTCTTTTCAATTTGTCGTCGATGCTTCAAGCTATCCACTAACACCATAACTCCCTGTGCCGTTTTCGTACTATTGCTGTCGCCACTGTCCCTTCTATTTCCTTTATCTTGCGTCATATCCATCCTAGTCGCTGAACCTTCAACAGAGTTCATTGAAAACGATGTCAAACAAAATTCTTCAGGGGAACTTACAGTTGTGTACGTTCCAGCTTGTGCTTTATCAAGGATCATCTTGGTTTGAAAAGAGTTCTTGCTGATCCCGTTCCCCATACGTGTTTCGAAGTCTTTTTTCATAAGTGAAAGCCTTTTGAAATCCTTCCGCGACGACAAGTCGTAATTGTCTTCTGTTACGGGTTTCTTCACGCCCAAGATCTTTCCCAGCTTGTTTAGGACGCATCTATCGACCCAGCGAGGAACTGGAACCACAGCGGTACCAGAATTGCGATGATGAATGTGAAGAATATAACACGTGGCCACGAGCGAGATGGCGACTTCCAACATAACAGTGATGTAAAATATCCCCATCACCGGAACATTTTCGGAGTTCCGGGGCAAATTCTCGGCCGCCAGCTGCAAGAAGACCGCCATCGCTAACAGCACTGTAATGCTCAGAGTAATTCGCTCGCCAGACTCCGGAGGTAAGAAGAATCCGAGTAGTACCATAGACATGATTATCATACAGGGTATGATCAAGTTGAAGATGTAGAACAAAGGTTTCCGCTTGAAAACGAATGTTATAGTGACGTCGGAAAATGGGTAAGTACAACACGCGTATGACTGTACGTTTCGTTTTCTCGAAGCGCCCATTAAATCCCACTCGGCACTTTTCACGTACTGAGTGGAATGGAGGGGCGACAAATCAGCGTGGATGTCGAGATCAACGACTTCAAAAGTCCACGATCCAAACTTCATGGTGCATGTTTGTTCGTCGAACGGAAAATGTGTAACGTCAATGGGACATGTGCTCCGAAACGAGGCAGGACTGTACCATGAACATGTGCCGTCGGAATCAACGATCACTCGGGTCTTGTACTTTTCAAGTCCACCGCTGAACTCGCTGTCCGCACTGTGGGGAGAAGTGAGTTATTTAAAGAATGACAGCAAATTTTAAGTGGGTGTAACAAAAGAATGTACTTTAGTGAGCTGTCGCCCACCAGCGATTCTACATTGCAGCATTTTTATCCGTGTCTCAAGAGATTGGTGACAAACCACCTATTGGCCTAGTCTGGCCTTGAAGCGTGTAGCCTGCAACTCTTTCCCTTGGAACGAAGCTGGgtattttaggacaccaattttatgcccaaatatatTTAGGCAAAactaagatcgaagctgcacgcgcagGAAAATGACCGAGTtatgttacatccaaataaaagggagcttaagcacgcgcgtttttgagacgcggacggcaaccggaagagaacatttcacgcgctaggacagtggtgtctcccagatttttatactaatcatctctaatggagaaaaaatactcagcaatgtaaatgtggttgtgtgaaaacaagttaaaagggaaaaaagctcacttccggttgccgtccgagtctcaaaaacgcgcgtgcttaagctccttaaagagatttttaaactcaagaAACCCAGCTCTGAatcagagttaaacgcttcaatgTCATGAGCTTCTGCCCAGTCCCCATCAgagtcagaaaagtgtctatttttaacaGAGCATAAAAGCGCATGCGTGACGTGATGGCCATAGCCCGCTCTAtgtctatttttaaaacttatCTAGAAAATATACTATAGTCCacattggctaactcaatgttgtacccaattcaaaccctttgggaataagaaggttttgttccaggtatttccatatcatttaaatttgaatacacaaagaatctcaaccccgggaaatttgaattggGTCATTTGGTCTcttgcatgtttattttctcgcaaaacgtggttttaaaataaacacttttctgacgctgatgtggacaaacctgataccagactCTTACTCTTGGATAATGGACTCTTGTCTGCACTTTTTAGGAAACCGTTGTAAGACCACACTTCCTCGTTACAGGGCAACGCAGTTACACTGGCGCAAAGACCGCGACAACAATCAATTTCTCATTGTTGCATAACTGAATCTTGCCAGGAAATCAGTTAAACCATTttaaacaaacagcaacacactTGATCAGAGAAAAACATCGCTACGTATAGTAATTTTCTAATTTTCCCACGTTTATGTTGACACATTTACTCAGAGAGTAAATCCAAGGCAGAAAATATCGGTGTACTTGCCTATTGTAAAGAACAATATCTGGAATCCACAGCAATTTCGGATCAAGCCGGACTCGTGTGATGCCTTCGTAGTCTTCTGGTTGCCATGTTAATAGAAGATTGGTCCATTTCTAAAAAgtaagagcaaaacaaacacttTGTTCTTGGTATCACTATCAGTGCAGGGTGACGTAAAAAAGGCCATATAGCCCTTCATTTGGGCTTCCAAGTTGTAAATGGATTTTCGAAAATTGCCGTAACCCGCTTCCTTTAGTTTTCACGGaattaaattaacaataaaattgcATGAAAAAACGGAGGGAAAGACGCCGCGCTATAAAACACGCCGCTTTACTTTAGATGCGATTCTTTAGTTTTCCTGAAAGCTTCGCGCTCCCACAAGCAATCCCTAGCTCAGCATGCAGCAAAGTAAATCAGTAATACTAATCCCCTCGCTCAAGTTATCTGAACTCTCGTGTTATTAATGAACtatatttaaagtggtactatgatcaaaaaatctcTTCCttgtttcttcagattttgaaagtgtgtttgcttaacactcgCCTGGCAAAATcctgagctttgatttttatccagagGCAGTTTACTGtgactgtaagttttggatttcacggtccgccattactcacgttcaaacctGACCGACTGGAGCTCAGAGGGCCGtttctagggaaaagtgacgtcattcactcaataaCTTAAAATTCAgtgtgtaaacgcagtttatgTATCCAAAACACTAGTTTAAACTCTGCAAGCCCGAAAcgcccgtgctgcatattaattcagtcgcgtacaaccgcattgcattcttaaactagtaagtctttgacgtcattttctcctcgatccagctctctgaagattttaaagttagtaatggcggatttgattttttgataatagtaccactttaagtgtcaactgttataggccatttccgagttcacgtctgcctcctcttcaaagcgagtctaagtgcgaagtattTCTTataaaaaattagttttcattcatagagcgagtttcaattgagtgtcgtaaaaccaaaaccaaagtgattactttggcaaatcaaaaaggacgggggCAATCcgataaaccaatcaaaactcgaaataattacaagtagccgacacaaagcgcgggaaaatgtgcacgcgcgagtcacgattggttttggtttcacttctgattggttgaaaaagtgtcgCGAgccactgagtgaagtaatcgttaaccaaagcaattcactaattactttcgacactcaattgaaaaccgctctattgacATCGTATACAATTCATAAGCTTGAAAATGCTTAGATGGTTGTGTGGGGCTACGAAACGTTCTGGATAAGATCCAGAATGAAAGATTCAGAAGAACAGTGAACTTCATGGAGGTATCGAAGAAGATTGTCATATGGTATGTCCATGTCACGAGGAAAGATGAGAGTTGTGTGACACGAAGTGTGATGGAAGTGGAAGGAGAGAGAGGGGAAGAGGAAGGCCAAAAACAGAGATGGATGGATAACATCAAGAAAGATCTCACGGAGAAAGCGCTTGAAGGCAACTAGGAGAGACAACTGACTAGAAACCCACATAGCAATGGGAGAACTCGagggaagaagaagaggaagttGAAGCACAAGTCACAAGGAAACTGGTGCAGTCTCCTGCGTGACCTGGAAAAAAATTTACTCCAGAATAAAGTGCGCTTGCGAGCTAAGCGATCGGCGAATCTTGGACAGGTTGCAATTCTGCCCACACCCTGGCGCCTATTTCAGTCTTTTTTTGATGTACTTGTTTAAGTACGCGGTTTGCTGTGGTGGCAAAAACATTTTAGCGGCAACCGAAAAGAAGACGACACATACCTGCCTGACCCATACGTTTGTCGTTATAATCTGGTTCTTATCATCCTGAAATAAACGTAGAATATTAGTCAATGGactgttttcatgtgacgtcacagcggccatgttggtgttcctgaACAATGGAACTGCGGTCATGATGGTGTTCCTAGCTAATCCTCCGAGatttgagctctattatcaggCAAAGGGTTcgtttgtttcggtggaaaaacaaggttactcatcacgtgagtgaaaacactctatagggaAGTTCTAGGACGCGGTCGTCATCGAGATCGCCACAAGACAACAATGTCATTGGTTGAAAGAGCAAAAATTAAtcttgctgcacgtgcagcacgcattttggcacataagggagtttaagaaacgacgacggctacggctacgacaacgccaaaaagcagtaatattattggttaaaagaaccaaaatgatcgtgctgcacgtgcggcacgcatttttgaacatttctctcccgtactcgtcaaaactactacgtgaaaagaccaaatttaaggttttgaagacaacgtggacaaactacagtgaatctttcagtcttactctttacttcaaatccgtccgtaccaatccagttataggacacttcgctcatattgaataatataaacaagatggaataatcatgaagtacttagaatagctcaaacttatattttgaagtgacgtttttgtcgccgtagccgtcgtggtttcttaaactccctattttcaGTCCTCTGCACAACGACtcagaaaccgctcgtaccaagaGCAAGAACAAGATGGACTAATCGCGAAAAACTTACGACATTGCAAaattctattttgaggtgactttTTCGTCGACATCGCCGTCGTGGACTTAAAGTCGGTTCCTATTTTACGATCAAGGGACCATTTTCTTCTGTTTAAAACCACATACAAAAGAGGCTTACGGGTTGAACTCCGATATCATGAACTTTTGACAATAGAATATGAGGTAAGAGAGGGCATCCCTGTGCTCAAtgatagtatcattgagcaCAGGGATGCCCTATTGTCAAAAGTTCATCGGTGATATCGGAGTTCAACCGTTAAGCCTCTTTTGTATGtggttttaaacaaaagaaaatgtgcctgcaggctcaactccaataaggacCATTCGGCTAACTTAATGCTGTTTctaattcaaatctctcggagttaagattctttgtgtattgcatttgcacgataatgtagcattcacatttaaatgttaTGGAAATACTTGTAACAAAACGCTTtattgttgaagcaaatgttgaggTCATTTGCTCAGGCCCTTAGCCGCAGTCTATTGGAATAAATTGAATACTGTATGCcagaattgaattaaattactCCGTGACAGGTGCTCTAcgattacattttttttttcagaaaaacgGCCGAATGGAACCTACATAGAGAGCAGTCCCTCGTTCTGGATGTACACGCCGATTGAAAACTGTTTGAGCAAGATAAGTCTTTAGTAAGAATGTTCATTTTCTCGAACGAAATCAGATGGAaactaattcaaaggtcaaTATTCGGAGTTTCGCCTTTATCAGCTAAACAATTCACTAGCTCTCTCTCCTTTTTGCGCTTTTCAGATCATTTTTAGcttttaaagtgaaaataaaaatcacgCTGGGACATTTTGCATATGTTAACTTACAACATTAACCAGCTGGACCAATTCCAATCCAAAAGTGACTG
The genomic region above belongs to Montipora capricornis isolate CH-2021 chromosome 8, ASM3666992v2, whole genome shotgun sequence and contains:
- the LOC138060507 gene encoding neuronal acetylcholine receptor subunit beta-3-like isoform X2, whose amino-acid sequence is MRLLRLAILFVWTFNRTKGSGNSTEQDLINYLLRGYNKDAHPIPEQNKSSYTVTFGLELVQLVNVDDKNQIITTNVWVRQKWTNLLLTWQPEDYEGITRVRLDPKLLWIPDIVLYNSADSEFSGGLEKYKTRVIVDSDGTCSWYSPASFRSTCPIDVTHFPFDEQTCTMKFGSWTFEVVDLDIHADLSPLHSTQYVKSAEWDLMGASRKRNVQSYACCTYPFSDVTITFVFKRKPLFYIFNLIIPCMIIMSMVLLGFFLPPESGERITLSITVLLAMAVFLQLAAENLPRNSENVPVMGIFYITVMLEVAISLVATCYILHIHHRNSGTAVVPVPRWVDRCVLNKLGKILGVKKPVTEDNYDLSSRKDFKRLSLMKKDFETRMGNGISKNSFQTKMILDKAQAGTYTTVSSPEEFCLTSFSMNSVEGSATRMDMTQDKGNRRDSGDSNSTKTAQGVMVLVDSLKHRRQIEKNQEEWRHLAMVLDRFFFWIFVLLISFSTFVVLARV